The Lacipirellula parvula genome window below encodes:
- a CDS encoding GntR family transcriptional regulator: protein MHRYIFDELESSLRAGVIAPGDRLPTESQLSKKYGTSRTTAIRALRDLASAGLVQRRQGSGTYAVDIPLPSLRSIAFCSLFVRESSELGYVEGLIQRHLADIASGHQATLHVQCLPANGRTIRESMRLAADALVARKIAGCLYYPAELPQEDMDCNRIVVDRLREAGINVVLVDRDIVSYPQRSEFVRIGYDNRRGGTLVTNHLLEVGCKRVAFVGIPEVSTAVQDRLAGYSESLQNHGLAVSPDLIWSTDSPTEAFCKQLLKLGRPDGIVCKSDRFAAMLGRHLTALGVKIGHDIKLAGFDDDPIASFLPVPLTSVRLPARPFAEAAFEAVLPQVESIGNVRRQVIIDCELAIRASTTG from the coding sequence ATGCATCGCTACATTTTCGATGAGTTGGAGAGCTCGCTTCGCGCTGGCGTGATCGCTCCGGGCGATCGTCTGCCAACGGAGTCGCAGCTTTCGAAGAAATACGGAACGTCGAGGACGACGGCGATTCGCGCGCTGCGGGATTTGGCCAGCGCGGGGCTCGTGCAACGCCGCCAGGGTTCCGGTACCTACGCCGTCGATATCCCGTTGCCATCGTTGAGGTCGATCGCTTTTTGTTCGCTCTTCGTGCGGGAATCGTCGGAACTCGGTTACGTCGAGGGCCTCATTCAACGCCACTTGGCAGACATCGCTAGCGGTCACCAGGCGACGCTGCACGTCCAGTGTCTGCCAGCCAACGGGAGAACCATTCGAGAGTCGATGCGTCTGGCGGCCGATGCGCTGGTCGCGAGAAAGATTGCCGGTTGTCTTTACTACCCGGCCGAATTGCCGCAGGAGGATATGGATTGCAACCGCATCGTCGTCGACCGCTTGCGCGAGGCTGGCATCAACGTTGTGCTCGTTGATCGCGATATCGTGTCGTACCCGCAGCGCAGCGAGTTCGTCCGGATTGGTTACGACAACCGCCGCGGCGGGACGCTTGTCACCAACCACCTCCTGGAGGTCGGGTGCAAGCGAGTGGCGTTCGTCGGCATTCCCGAAGTATCGACGGCTGTGCAAGATCGCTTGGCGGGATACAGCGAATCGCTGCAGAACCACGGTCTCGCCGTGTCGCCCGACCTGATCTGGTCGACCGACAGCCCGACGGAGGCCTTTTGCAAACAGCTGTTGAAGCTGGGGCGTCCTGACGGCATTGTCTGCAAATCGGACCGCTTCGCGGCGATGCTGGGCCGGCATCTGACTGCATTGGGAGTCAAGATTGGCCACGATATCAAGCTCGCCGGTTTCGACGACGATCCAATTGCGAGTTTTCTGCCTGTGCCGCTTACCAGCGTACGGCTACCTGCTCGGCCATTCGCCGAGGCTGCCTTCGAAGCCGTGTTGCCGCAAGTCGAGAGCATCGGGAACGTCCGTCGTCAGGTGATCATCGACTGTGAGTTGGCTATTCGCGCGTCGACTACCGGCTAA